In a genomic window of Glycine max cultivar Williams 82 chromosome 13, Glycine_max_v4.0, whole genome shotgun sequence:
- the LOC100812749 gene encoding histone-lysine N-methyltransferase, H3 lysine-9 specific SUVH4 — MVQTRAENSSESKIAVANGGKVTKAKKKSKCSTMPRRSSARIQALQKAEKELLARQKAEVVVVEEKDNCENAVRAKKRNRNSGGEESVAVEEEVVSKKRKGKVEEVNGKQENAGGGLGEKSDPLKVKETVRLFNKYYLHFVQEEEKRCAAAEPKAAKQKGSRKAKKRGEKSKVTSKRPDLKAMGKMVDNNEVLYPGKRIGDIPGIEVGYQFYSRCEMVAVGFHSHWLKGIDYMPKSYANVYTTYEFPVAVAIILSGMYEDDLDNADDVVYTGQGGHNLTGNKRQIRDQKLEYGNLALKNCVEQCVPIRVIRGHKSSSSYSGKIYTYDGLYNVVEYWAEKGISGFTVYKFRLSRVKGQPKLTTNQVYFVNGRVPRSLTEIQGLVCEDITGGQEDIPIPATNLVDDPPVPPTGFTYCKSLKLAKNVKLPRMNGTGCKCKGICNDPTTCACALRNGSDFPYVSRDGGRLVEAKDVVFECGPKCGCDPGCVNRTSQKGLRYRLEVFRTANKGWAVRSWDFIPSGAPVCEYTGILSRTDDMDRVLENNYIFEIDCLLTMKGLGGREKRSPKGEISANLLDKYDDQSSESAPEFCIDAGSTGNVARFINHCCEPNLFVQCVLSTHHDLRLARVMLFAADNIPPLQELTYDYGYELDSVLDSDGKIKQMPCYCGASYCRKRLF, encoded by the exons ATGGTTCAAACCAGGGCGGAGAATAGTTCGGAATCCAAAATCGCCGTGGCCAATGGCGGAAAAGTAACCAAGGCTAAGAAGAAATCGAAGTGTTCGACAATGCCGCGGAGATCGAGTGCTCGAATTCAAGCGTTGCAAAAAGCCGAGAAGGAGCTCCTTGCTCGTCAAAAAGCGGAGGTAGTAGTAGTTGAAGAGAAAGACAACTGCGAGAACGCGGTGAGGGCGAAGAAGCGCAATAGAAATAGTGGCGGTGAGGAGAGCGTAGCAGTGGAAGAAGAGGTTGTTTCGAAAAAGCGCAAGGGTAAGGTGGAAGAAGTGAATGGGAAGCAGGAAAATGCGGGTGGGGGTTTGGGGGAGAAGAGTGACCCTCTCAAGGTGAAAGAGACTGTAAGACTGTTTAACAAGTATTACCTTCATTTTgttcaggaagaagaaaagaggtGTGCAGCGGCTGAGCCCAAAGCTGCTAAACAAAAGGGTTCTAGAAAGGCAAAGAAGAGAGGTGAAAAATCAAAGGTCACTTCTAAGCGACCAGATCTAAAGGCCATGGGGAAGATGGTGGATAATAATGAAGTATTGTACCCTGGGAAAAGAATTGGCGACATTCCAGGTATTGAGGTTGGATATCAGTTCTATTCTCGTTGTGAAATGGTTGCGGTTGGTTTTCATAGCCACTGGTTAAAGGGCATTGATTATATGCCCAAATCCTATGCCAATGTGTACACTACGTATGAATTTCCAGTTGCTGTTGCCATTATTTTGTCGGGTATGTACGAGGATGATCTCGACAATGCTGACGATGTTGTATACACTGGTCAAGGTGGGCATAATCTCACTGGCAATAAGCGCCAAATCAGGGATCAGAAGTTGGAGTATGGTAACCTGGCTCTCAAGAATTGCGTTGAGCAATGTGTGCCTATTAGAGTCATTCGTGGTCATAAATCTTCAAGCAGTTACTCTGGTAAAATATACACATATGATGGCTTGTACAATGTTGTTGAATATTGGGCAGAGAAGGGAATATCTGGATTCACAGTCTACAAGTTTAGACTTAGCAGGGTTAAAGGGCAACCTAAATTAACCACAAATCAGGTATATTTTGTAAATGGACGTGTACCTCGATCTCTAACAGAGATACAAGGATTGGTCTGTGAGGACATCACTGGAGGTCAAGAAGATATTCCCATTCCGGCTACAAATTTGGTTGATGACCCTCCTGTTCCACCCACAGGTTTCACATATTGTAAGTCTCTTAAGCTTGCAAAGAATGTGAAGCTTCCAAGGATGAATGGCACCGGATGTAAATGCAAAGGCATTTGTAATGACCCAACAACCTGTGCATGTGCACTGCGTAATGGCTCTGATTTTCCATATGTATCTCGGGATGGTGGCAGGTTAGTTGAAGCCAAAGATGTTGTCTTTGAATGTGGTCCCAAATGTGGTTGTGATCCAGGTTGTGTGAACCGAACTTCTCAAAAAGGACTTAGATATCGTCTCGAGGTTTTCCGCACTGCAAACAAAGGATGGGCTGTTAGATCCTGGGATTTTATACCTTCTGGAGCACCAGTTTGTGAGTACACTGGAATACTTTCTAGGACAGATGATATGGATAGGGTAttggaaaataattatattttcgaGATAGATTGCTTGCTAACCATGAAGGGGCTTGGGGGAAGAGAGAAACGGTCTCCAAAAGGAGAGATTTCTGCAAATCTCTTGGACAAATATGATGATCAAAGTTCTGAAAGTGCGCCAGAGTTTTGTATTGATGCAGGATCTACTGGAAATGTTGCTAGGTTTATAAACCATTGTTGTGAGCCCAATCTGTTTGTTCAATGTGTTTTGAGCACACACCATGATTTGAGATTGGCTCGTGTAATGCTGTTTGCTGCGGACAACATACCCCCTTTGCAG GAATTAACGTATGACTATGGTTATGAGCTTGATAGCGTCTTGGATTCTGATGGGAAGATCAAGCAAATGCCATGCTATTGTGGAGCCTCATACTGCAGGAAGCGATTATTCTAA
- the LOC100784786 gene encoding CBL-interacting protein kinase 24 isoform X2 — protein sequence MKKVRRKIGKYEVGRTIGEGTFAKVKFARNSETGDSVAIKIMAKTTILQHRMVEQIKREISIMKIVRNPNIVRLHEVLASQTRIYIILEFVMGGELYDKIVQQGKLSENESRRYFQQLIDTVDHCHRKGVYHRDLKPENLLLDAYGNLKVSDFGLSALTKQGVDLLHTTCGTPNYVAPEVLSNRGYDGAAADVWSCGVILYVLMAGYLPFEEADLPTLYRRINAAEFVCPFWFSADTKSFIQKILDPNPKTRVKIEEIRKEPWFKKNYFPVKLGEDEQVNLDDVRAVFDDIEDQYVAERSEITEGGPLIMNAFEMIALSQGLNLSPLFDRLQDNVKRQTRFVSRKPAKVIISSIEAVAESMGLKVHSRNYKVRLEGVSANRVGPFAVVLEVFEVAPSLFMVDVRRATGDTFDYHKETLFGDRQGLCQILICSSK from the exons ATGAAGAAGGTGAGGAGAAAGATCGGCAAGTATGAGGTGGGTCGAACAATTGGCGAAGGCACCTTCGCCAAGGTTAAGTTCGCAAGAAACTCGGAGACAGGGGATAGCGTGGCTATTAAAATCATGGCTAAGACCACCATTCTCCAGCACAGAATGGTTGAACAG ATTAAAAGAGAGATATCCATTATGAAGATTGTCAGGAATCCTAATATAGTTAGATTACACGAG gtTTTGGCTAGCCAGACCAGGATCTACATAATCCTTGAATTTGTAATGGGAGGGGAACTATATGATAAAATT GTTCAGCAGGGAAAGCTTTCTGAAAATGAATCTAGGCGCTACTTTCAACAACTTATAGACACAGTTGATCATTGTCATAGAAAGGGTGTGTACCATAGAGACTTGAAG CCTGAAAATCTTCTTCTTGATGCTTACGGAAATTTGAAGGTTTCTGACTTTGGATTGAGTGCATTGACTAAACAG ggTGTTGACCTTCTTCACACCACTTGTGGGACCCCAAACTATGTTGCCCCTGAG GTACTCAGCAATAGAGGATATGATGGTGCAGCAGCTGATGTTTGGTCATGTGGAGTCATCCTATATGTTCTAATGGCTGGATATCTTCCTTTTGAGGAGGCAGACCTTCCAACACTGTATAGAAGG ATAAATGCTGCAGAATTTGTTTGCCCATTCTGGTTTTCTGCAGACACAAAGTCATTCATACAAAAAATTCTGGATCCTAATCCTAAAACA CGGgtgaaaattgaagaaataagGAAAGAGCCATGGTTCAAGAAAAACTATTTTCCTGTCAAACTCGGGGAAGACGAGCAAGTGAATTTGGATGATGTTCGAGCTGTTTTTGATGATATTGAG GACCAATATGTTGCTGAAAGGTCAGAAATTACTGAGGGAGGTCCTCTGATAATGAATGCATTTGAGATGATTGCCTTATCACAAGGGTTGAATCTTTCACCACTATTTGATAGGCTTCAG GATAATGTAAAGCGGCAAACTCGTTTTGTCTCCCGTAAACCAGCAAAAGTTATAATTTCTTCAATTGAAGCTGTTGCAGAGTCAATGGGTCTTAAGGTCCATTCTCGCAATTACAAG GTGAGGCTTGAAGGCGTTTCTGCAAACAGGGTTGGACCATTTGCTGTGGTCTTGGAG GTGTTTGAAGTTGCACCATCCCTTTTCATGGTTGATGTTCGGAGGGCCACCGGGGATACTTTTGACTACCACAAG GAAACATTATTTGGAGACCGGCAGGGACTATGCCAAATTCTAATCTGCTCAAGCAAATGA
- the LOC100784786 gene encoding CBL-interacting protein kinase 24 isoform X1, with protein MKKVRRKIGKYEVGRTIGEGTFAKVKFARNSETGDSVAIKIMAKTTILQHRMVEQIKREISIMKIVRNPNIVRLHEVLASQTRIYIILEFVMGGELYDKIVQQGKLSENESRRYFQQLIDTVDHCHRKGVYHRDLKPENLLLDAYGNLKVSDFGLSALTKQGVDLLHTTCGTPNYVAPEVLSNRGYDGAAADVWSCGVILYVLMAGYLPFEEADLPTLYRRINAAEFVCPFWFSADTKSFIQKILDPNPKTRVKIEEIRKEPWFKKNYFPVKLGEDEQVNLDDVRAVFDDIEDQYVAERSEITEGGPLIMNAFEMIALSQGLNLSPLFDRLQDNVKRQTRFVSRKPAKVIISSIEAVAESMGLKVHSRNYKVRLEGVSANRVGPFAVVLEVFEVAPSLFMVDVRRATGDTFDYHKFYMNFCAKLGNIIWRPAGTMPNSNLLKQMTL; from the exons ATGAAGAAGGTGAGGAGAAAGATCGGCAAGTATGAGGTGGGTCGAACAATTGGCGAAGGCACCTTCGCCAAGGTTAAGTTCGCAAGAAACTCGGAGACAGGGGATAGCGTGGCTATTAAAATCATGGCTAAGACCACCATTCTCCAGCACAGAATGGTTGAACAG ATTAAAAGAGAGATATCCATTATGAAGATTGTCAGGAATCCTAATATAGTTAGATTACACGAG gtTTTGGCTAGCCAGACCAGGATCTACATAATCCTTGAATTTGTAATGGGAGGGGAACTATATGATAAAATT GTTCAGCAGGGAAAGCTTTCTGAAAATGAATCTAGGCGCTACTTTCAACAACTTATAGACACAGTTGATCATTGTCATAGAAAGGGTGTGTACCATAGAGACTTGAAG CCTGAAAATCTTCTTCTTGATGCTTACGGAAATTTGAAGGTTTCTGACTTTGGATTGAGTGCATTGACTAAACAG ggTGTTGACCTTCTTCACACCACTTGTGGGACCCCAAACTATGTTGCCCCTGAG GTACTCAGCAATAGAGGATATGATGGTGCAGCAGCTGATGTTTGGTCATGTGGAGTCATCCTATATGTTCTAATGGCTGGATATCTTCCTTTTGAGGAGGCAGACCTTCCAACACTGTATAGAAGG ATAAATGCTGCAGAATTTGTTTGCCCATTCTGGTTTTCTGCAGACACAAAGTCATTCATACAAAAAATTCTGGATCCTAATCCTAAAACA CGGgtgaaaattgaagaaataagGAAAGAGCCATGGTTCAAGAAAAACTATTTTCCTGTCAAACTCGGGGAAGACGAGCAAGTGAATTTGGATGATGTTCGAGCTGTTTTTGATGATATTGAG GACCAATATGTTGCTGAAAGGTCAGAAATTACTGAGGGAGGTCCTCTGATAATGAATGCATTTGAGATGATTGCCTTATCACAAGGGTTGAATCTTTCACCACTATTTGATAGGCTTCAG GATAATGTAAAGCGGCAAACTCGTTTTGTCTCCCGTAAACCAGCAAAAGTTATAATTTCTTCAATTGAAGCTGTTGCAGAGTCAATGGGTCTTAAGGTCCATTCTCGCAATTACAAG GTGAGGCTTGAAGGCGTTTCTGCAAACAGGGTTGGACCATTTGCTGTGGTCTTGGAG GTGTTTGAAGTTGCACCATCCCTTTTCATGGTTGATGTTCGGAGGGCCACCGGGGATACTTTTGACTACCACAAG TTTTACATGAATTTTTGTGCCAAACTAGGAAACATTATTTGGAGACCGGCAGGGACTATGCCAAATTCTAATCTGCTCAAGCAAATGACTTTATAA
- the LOC100786182 gene encoding EIN3-binding F-box protein 1: MPALVNYSGDDELYPGGSFCPNPMELGRLYTTIGSNLDMYYPPTKRPRSIFEAIEREQYYQDPGIEVLPDECLFEIFRRLPSGKERSSCACVSKRWLMLMSTICKDEIEGTTSVAETVSSDENQDIDDDGYLTRCLDGKKATDVRLAAIAVGTSSRGGLGKLSIRGSNSERGVTNLGLSAVAHGCPSLRSLSLWNVSTIGDEGLSQVAKGCHMLEKLDLCHCSSISNKGLIAIAEGCPNLTTLTIESCPNIGNEGLQATARLCPKLQSISIKDCPLVGDHGVSSLLASASNLSRVKLQTLNITDFSLAVICHYGKAITNLVLSGLKNVTERGFWVMGAAQGLQKLLSLTVTACRGVTDTSIEAIGKGCINLKHLCLRRCCFVSDNGLVAFAKAAISLESLQLEECNRFTQSGIIVALADIKTKLKSLALVKCMGVKDIDMEVSMLSPCESLQSLAIQKCPGFGSASLATIGKLCPQLQHLNLTGLYGITDAGLLPLLENCEAGLVNVNLTGCWNLTDNIVSALARLHGGTLEVLNLDGCWKITDASLVAIANNFLVLNDLDVSKCAITDAGVAVLSRASLPSLQVLSLSGCSDVSNKSAPFLTKLGQTLLGLNLQNCNSIGSSTMELLVEKLWRCDILA; encoded by the exons ATGCCTGCCCTTGTCAATTACAGTG GTGATGATGAACTGTACCCTGGGGGTTCTTTTTGCCCAAATCCAATGGAGTTGGGTCGCTTGTACACTACTATTGGCTCCAATTTGGATATGTACTACCCTCCTACTAAGAGACCACGCTCCATCTTTGAAGCTATTGAGCGTGAGCAGTATTATCAAGACCCTGGTATTGAGGTTCTTCCAGATGAATGCCTCTTTGAGATATTCAGACGCCTCCCTAGTGGCAAAGAGAGAAGCTCATGTGCCTGTGTATCTAAACGGTGGCTTATGCTTATGAGCACTATCTGTAAAGATGAGATTGAGGGGACTACTTCTGTTGCTGAAACTGTTTCTTCTGATGAGAATCAAGATATTGATGATGATGGCTACCTTACAAGGTGTCTAGATGGGAAGAAAGCCACTGATGTGAGGCTTGCTGCAATTGCAGTTGGGACTAGTAGCCGTGGCGGTCTAGGGAAGCTTTCAATCAGAGGAAGCAACTCTGAGCGTGGTGTCACAAACCTTGGCCTCTCTGCAGTTGCTCATGGTTGCCCTTCTCTCAGATCACTTTCTTTATGGAATGTATCTACCATTGGGGATGAGGGTCTGTCTCAGGTAGCAAAAGGATGTCATATGTTGGAGAAGCTTGACTTGTGTCATTGTTCCTCAATCAGCAACAAGGGTTTGATTGCAATAGCTGAAGGTTGCCCCAACTTGACCACCTTAACTATTGAATCATGCCCAAATATTGGAAATGAAGGTTTGCAAGCTACTGCAAGGCTATGCCCCAAGCTGCAGTCCATCTCAATCAAGGATTGCCCTCTTGTTGGGGATCATGGAGTGTCTAGTCTTTTGGCATCGGCTTCAAATTTATCAAGGGTTAAGCTTCAGACTTTGAACATCACAGATTTCTCTTTGGCTGTTATTTGCCATTATGGAAAAGCGATAACAAATCTGGTCCTCTCTGGTCTAAAAAATGTAACTGAAAGGGGGTTCTGGGTCATGGGGGCTGCTCAAGGTCTGCAGAAACTACTGTCACTTACTGTTACTGCCTGCAGGGGGGTAACTGATACAAGCATTGAAGCCATTGGTAAAGGTTGCATCAACCTGAAGCACTTGTGCCTTCGCCGGTGTTGTTTTGTGTCTGACAATGGATTGGTAGCATTTGCCAAAGCTGCAATATCTCTTGAAAGTTTGCAGCTGGAGGAGTGCAACAGGTTCACTCAGTCTGGGATTATTGTTGCCCTTGCAGACATCAAAACGAAGTTGAAATCTCTTGCCCTTGTGAAGTGCATGGGAGTCAAAGATATCGATATGGAAGTGTCTATGCTTTCTCCTTGCGAGTCTCTTCAATCTTTAGCCATTCAAAAGTGCCCTGGTTTTGGTAGTGCTAGCCTGGCCACGATTGGAAAATTGTGTCCCCAACTTCAGCATCTTAATCTGACTGGACTCTATGGCATAACTGATGCTGGCCTTCTCCCCCTTTTGGAGAATTGTGAGGCTGGACTTGTCAATGTAAACCTCACTGGTTGCTGGAACTTGACAGATAATATAGTTTCAGCCTTGGCCAGGCTACATGGTGGAACCCTCGAAGTACTAAATCTTGATGGATGCTGGAAAATTACTGATGCAAGCTTGGTTGCAATTGCAAACAACTTCCTAGTGCTTAATGATCTAGATGTGTCAAAGTGTGCAATCACCGATGCCGGTGTAGCTGTTCTCTCAAGGGCCAGTCTGCCTAGCTTGCAAGTGCTTTCGTTGTCTGGTTGTTCTGATGTATCAAACAAGAGTGCGCCTTTCCTGACAAAATTGGGCCAGACCTTGCTGGGATTGAATCTTCAAAACTGCAATTCAATTGGCAGCAGCACAATGGAGTTGCTAGTGGAGAAGTTGTGGAGATGTGATATTCTGGCTTAA
- the LOC100813288 gene encoding uncharacterized protein isoform X1 — translation MVMITAWITDLFTCMGGCFGCCMKPTPIIAVDEPAKGLRIQGQTVRKPHISDGFWSSSTCDLDNSNIQSQRSISSVSTLNQILYHSGGTSTPGANPEFVNPGLLLWNESRLQWVGSGKSRKHSQQKREPRLNWNATYESLLGTRQPFSKPIPLTEMVEFLVDVWEREGMYG, via the exons ATGGTGATGATTACTGCTTGGATCACTGACCTTTTCACTTGTATGGG TGGTTGTTTTGGATGCTGTATGAAACCCACACCAATTATTGCTGTGGATGAACCTGCAAAGGGACTAAGAATTCAGGGGCAGACAGTAAGAAAACCACACATATCAGATGGTTTCTGGAGTTCAAGCACTTGTGATCTGGATAACAGCAACATTCAATCTCAGAGAAGTATCTCGTCTGTCAGTACATTAAATCAAATTCTCTATCATAGCGGTGGAACTTCTACCCCAGGCGCCAATCCTGAATTTGTAAACCCAG GTCTTCTTCTTTGGAATGAGAGCAGGCTTCAGTGGGTTGGAAGTGGCAAATCTaggaagcatagccaacaaaaaagAGAACCCAGACTAAA TTGGAATGCAACTTATGAAAGTTTGCTTGGGACTAGACAACCTTTCTCCAAGCCAATACCTTTAACT GAAATGGTCGAATTCCTGGTGGATGTTTGGGAGCGTGAAGGGATGTATGGTTGA
- the LOC100813288 gene encoding uncharacterized protein isoform X2 codes for MKPTPIIAVDEPAKGLRIQGQTVRKPHISDGFWSSSTCDLDNSNIQSQRSISSVSTLNQILYHSGGTSTPGANPEFVNPGLLLWNESRLQWVGSGKSRKHSQQKREPRLNWNATYESLLGTRQPFSKPIPLTEMVEFLVDVWEREGMYG; via the exons ATGAAACCCACACCAATTATTGCTGTGGATGAACCTGCAAAGGGACTAAGAATTCAGGGGCAGACAGTAAGAAAACCACACATATCAGATGGTTTCTGGAGTTCAAGCACTTGTGATCTGGATAACAGCAACATTCAATCTCAGAGAAGTATCTCGTCTGTCAGTACATTAAATCAAATTCTCTATCATAGCGGTGGAACTTCTACCCCAGGCGCCAATCCTGAATTTGTAAACCCAG GTCTTCTTCTTTGGAATGAGAGCAGGCTTCAGTGGGTTGGAAGTGGCAAATCTaggaagcatagccaacaaaaaagAGAACCCAGACTAAA TTGGAATGCAACTTATGAAAGTTTGCTTGGGACTAGACAACCTTTCTCCAAGCCAATACCTTTAACT GAAATGGTCGAATTCCTGGTGGATGTTTGGGAGCGTGAAGGGATGTATGGTTGA